The following proteins come from a genomic window of Xylanibacillus composti:
- a CDS encoding DMT family transporter, producing the protein MNRTWISVIIAALFEVCWVIGLKHASHLWEWAGTAVAIVISFYLMIRASRYLPVGTVYAVFVGLGTAGTVVADILLFDAQAHLLKLVLIALLLIGVIGLKLLSEDKEEVSRS; encoded by the coding sequence ATGAACAGAACGTGGATATCCGTCATCATTGCAGCTTTATTCGAAGTGTGCTGGGTCATTGGCCTAAAGCATGCTAGCCACTTGTGGGAATGGGCAGGAACGGCAGTTGCGATTGTCATAAGCTTTTATTTGATGATCAGGGCGTCTCGCTACCTGCCAGTAGGCACCGTATACGCGGTGTTCGTTGGCCTGGGTACAGCCGGAACGGTCGTAGCCGATATCTTGTTGTTCGATGCGCAAGCTCATCTTTTGAAATTGGTATTGATCGCGCTCCTGCTCATCGGCGTGATCGGGTTGAAGCTGCTTAGCGAGGACAAGGAAGAGGTGAGCCGTTCATGA
- a CDS encoding MATE family efflux transporter → MYHADTLREKIRLFLTILWPILITQISLSAMNLVDTMMSGRVGTDDLAGVAIGSSLWVPIFTGMNGVMLAITPIIAHFMGANERHKIHNTVTQALYLAIIIGIGIIGIGGLALNPILNLMELDPSVRHIAFHYLVGLSIGIIPLFLSNVIRNFFDGQGYTRITMWITVLALPFNVLLNYCLIFGHFGLPKLGGIGAGYATGITFWIILIVSMVMTFKVESVKAYRLFVQWVKPSVQAWKEQLSIGIPIGMSIFFEASIFSVVTLLIGSMFATTIIAANQVVMNFSAMLFMVPLSISMAITIVVGYSIGGERFKSAKQYSLIGVLGAVGFVAVGAVGMYIFKEDIASLYSSDPDVIHVAAQLFIFAIIFQLSDALQASLQGVLRGYKDVTVAFYIALVAYWLVGIPSGYLLAAFTELGPAGFWVGITIGLTGAAVGFFVRLQIIYRNRKAKAHLSADGH, encoded by the coding sequence ATGTATCACGCAGATACACTAAGGGAGAAAATTCGCCTATTCCTGACGATCCTATGGCCGATTCTGATTACGCAAATCAGCTTATCGGCCATGAATCTGGTTGACACCATGATGTCCGGCCGAGTGGGAACAGACGACCTTGCCGGCGTGGCGATCGGGTCCAGTCTCTGGGTGCCTATCTTCACGGGCATGAACGGCGTCATGCTGGCAATCACACCGATCATTGCCCATTTCATGGGAGCGAATGAGCGTCATAAAATCCATAATACGGTCACACAAGCGCTGTACCTTGCCATTATTATTGGCATCGGCATTATAGGCATAGGAGGATTGGCCCTTAACCCGATCCTGAACCTGATGGAGCTTGATCCGAGTGTCAGGCATATTGCCTTTCATTATTTAGTCGGGCTGTCGATTGGCATTATCCCCTTGTTTCTTTCGAATGTCATTCGCAATTTCTTCGACGGACAAGGCTATACGCGAATAACGATGTGGATTACGGTGTTGGCGTTGCCTTTTAATGTTCTATTGAACTATTGCTTAATTTTCGGTCATTTCGGGCTGCCAAAGTTAGGTGGAATTGGTGCGGGGTATGCAACAGGGATCACCTTCTGGATCATTCTGATCGTCAGCATGGTCATGACCTTCAAGGTCGAATCGGTGAAAGCCTATCGCCTATTCGTTCAATGGGTGAAGCCATCCGTACAGGCTTGGAAAGAGCAGCTGTCCATCGGGATTCCCATTGGCATGTCGATTTTTTTTGAAGCAAGCATCTTCTCCGTCGTTACTTTATTAATCGGGAGTATGTTCGCAACCACTATCATTGCAGCCAACCAGGTCGTGATGAACTTTTCTGCCATGCTGTTCATGGTGCCGTTGAGCATCTCGATGGCCATCACGATTGTAGTGGGCTACTCCATTGGCGGTGAACGATTCAAGTCAGCCAAGCAATATTCCCTTATTGGTGTGCTTGGCGCCGTTGGATTTGTTGCTGTGGGGGCTGTGGGTATGTATATATTCAAAGAAGACATTGCCTCCCTCTACAGCTCTGATCCGGATGTGATCCATGTCGCGGCGCAGCTATTTATCTTTGCGATTATCTTCCAATTGTCCGATGCTTTGCAAGCCAGTCTGCAGGGTGTCCTGCGAGGCTACAAGGATGTCACAGTAGCCTTTTATATCGCCCTTGTCGCCTATTGGCTAGTGGGGATTCCTTCCGGTTACTTGCTTGCGGCCTTTACTGAGCTTGGTCCGGCCGGCTTCTGGGTGGGCATCACCATCGGCTTAACCGGAGCGGCCGTCGGCTTCTTCGTCCGCTTGCAGATTATTTATCGAAACCGGAAGGCGAAGGCGCATCTATCTGCAGATGGCCATTAG
- a CDS encoding TetR/AcrR family transcriptional regulator has product MSHQSIKEVALHLFAANGYEGTSLADIASQVGIKKQSIYTHFEGKDDLFLQVLEETFAVELDRERAYFQSNYDKPLKAFLWDALQSFIHRFDHDDRLKFWLRNAFLPPSHLYEEVIAYLYRYLDQVDRLYLDRFQHASHQQELKQDPAVATTAFSALVDAIGVEMIYGDEARTERKLHASWQVFWMGISNHDGTSKN; this is encoded by the coding sequence ATGTCTCATCAATCCATCAAAGAAGTGGCACTTCATTTATTTGCCGCCAACGGATATGAGGGCACATCCCTTGCCGATATAGCCAGCCAGGTAGGCATCAAAAAACAATCGATCTATACGCATTTCGAGGGGAAAGACGATCTGTTCTTGCAAGTGTTGGAAGAAACCTTTGCAGTTGAACTGGATCGGGAAAGAGCTTATTTCCAATCCAACTATGATAAACCGCTCAAGGCGTTTTTGTGGGACGCGCTGCAAAGCTTTATTCATCGGTTTGACCATGACGACCGACTAAAGTTTTGGCTGCGCAATGCCTTTCTTCCCCCCAGTCATCTATACGAGGAAGTCATAGCTTATTTGTATCGATACTTGGATCAAGTAGACCGCCTGTACCTGGATCGGTTTCAACACGCTTCGCACCAACAGGAATTGAAGCAGGATCCCGCTGTAGCGACAACGGCTTTTTCAGCTTTAGTAGACGCGATTGGCGTGGAAATGATATATGGGGACGAGGCACGCACGGAACGAAAATTACATGCATCTTGGCAAGTCTTTTGGATGGGTATCTCCAACCATGATGGCACTTCCAAGAATTAA
- a CDS encoding DUF3231 family protein, which translates to MTFQKPQVKPTNIELSCTEIGGLWGVYIQESMTKCFLTYFLHHLQDGQIVPLAEEAMSITQDRLDKIKAFFLAENFPVPAGFSDADINLAAPQLYHDTFTLSFIYMMNRLGMINFAFTASNNVRLDVLDFFNECIHSSTEMFGKAVRLMLEKGIYDRPPKMNYPDKIEFVEKTSFLDGLFGSKRPLNAIELSEIFFNIERNYFSVIVMLGFAQVIEDKKIKDLVIRGKKISEEQIELFNTLLMQEDLLGTVTVSMEVTSSNVSPFSDKLIMSMIHILNSVDILLISHALSLSMRTDLVAHYTKIIAEVMAYAKDTYDMVVERKWLEQPPLTTNRKQLIEN; encoded by the coding sequence ATGACTTTTCAGAAACCTCAAGTGAAACCGACGAATATCGAATTAAGCTGTACGGAAATTGGGGGCCTCTGGGGCGTGTATATACAAGAAAGCATGACCAAGTGCTTCCTCACCTATTTCTTGCATCATCTGCAGGATGGGCAAATCGTCCCGTTGGCAGAAGAGGCTATGAGCATTACGCAAGACCGATTGGATAAAATAAAAGCGTTCTTCCTGGCCGAAAATTTCCCGGTACCCGCGGGGTTCTCCGACGCCGATATAAATTTGGCCGCCCCTCAGCTTTATCACGATACGTTCACCCTCAGTTTTATCTACATGATGAATCGGTTGGGCATGATTAACTTCGCTTTTACCGCATCCAATAACGTTCGTCTCGATGTGCTGGATTTTTTCAACGAATGTATCCATTCGTCTACTGAGATGTTCGGCAAGGCCGTTCGCCTGATGCTGGAGAAAGGGATCTATGATCGTCCGCCCAAAATGAACTACCCTGACAAGATCGAGTTCGTGGAAAAAACCTCGTTCCTCGACGGATTATTTGGCTCGAAGCGTCCGCTGAACGCGATTGAATTGTCCGAAATATTTTTCAATATTGAGCGGAACTACTTTTCCGTTATTGTGATGCTGGGATTCGCGCAAGTGATCGAAGATAAGAAAATAAAGGATTTGGTCATCCGGGGCAAAAAAATCAGCGAAGAACAAATCGAATTGTTTAACACTCTTCTGATGCAGGAGGATTTGCTCGGAACGGTAACCGTGAGCATGGAGGTTACGTCGTCGAATGTGTCTCCATTCTCAGACAAGCTAATCATGTCCATGATCCATATTCTGAACTCGGTAGACATCCTGCTGATTTCCCATGCCCTGTCTTTATCGATGCGGACTGATCTCGTGGCGCACTATACCAAAATCATAGCCGAGGTGATGGCGTATGCGAAGGATACATACGACATGGTGGTGGAGCGGAAATGGCTCGAACAGCCGCCGCTAACGACTAATCGAAAGCAGCTGATTGAGAACTAA
- a CDS encoding AraC family transcriptional regulator: protein MYEFRYYENKRHGRPDFPFDIYKVALDKNIQQIMPIHWHDEMEIIFLDQGHAVFRIEDREFPLQAGEALIVHPGELHSGYNHQLTAVTYYAIVFKLSWITSNHPEQAFELALSSLINHNEQFPAYLSLSTNSHVQLLSRIKHMLHKFEHKHAGYELGLKGLLLMLFSDIYEHGLIETGTALTTGQRSEARALIKQVLNFMETHSSEKIELDQLAAVISLSRSHFCRFFKTQTGMRPMEYLNYIRVNRAANLLRSGTCSVLEAAVESGFQHPSYFTKWFKKIHNMTPSAYKALYSSGI from the coding sequence TTGTACGAATTTCGCTATTACGAGAATAAGAGACACGGGCGACCCGACTTCCCATTCGACATCTATAAGGTTGCGCTCGATAAGAACATACAACAAATCATGCCGATTCATTGGCATGATGAGATGGAAATTATTTTCTTGGATCAAGGACATGCTGTCTTTCGGATTGAAGACAGAGAGTTCCCTCTGCAAGCGGGAGAAGCGCTCATTGTTCATCCCGGGGAACTCCACAGCGGCTATAACCATCAATTAACCGCAGTCACCTATTACGCCATTGTGTTCAAGCTTTCCTGGATTACTTCCAATCATCCGGAACAAGCCTTCGAGCTTGCGCTCTCTTCCTTGATCAACCATAACGAACAATTCCCGGCATACTTATCCCTTTCCACTAACTCGCATGTCCAACTCCTATCACGCATCAAACACATGCTGCACAAATTCGAACACAAGCATGCCGGGTACGAGCTGGGGTTAAAAGGGTTGCTGCTCATGCTGTTTTCAGATATATATGAGCATGGCTTGATCGAAACAGGAACGGCACTGACAACCGGGCAGCGTTCCGAAGCCCGGGCGTTAATCAAGCAAGTCTTGAACTTTATGGAAACGCACTCCAGCGAAAAGATCGAATTGGATCAATTGGCAGCCGTCATTTCATTAAGCCGATCGCATTTTTGCAGATTCTTCAAAACCCAAACCGGCATGAGACCAATGGAATATCTGAACTACATACGCGTGAACAGAGCAGCAAATTTGCTGCGATCTGGGACATGCAGCGTATTGGAAGCGGCTGTAGAATCGGGCTTCCAACATCCTAGCTACTTTACGAAGTGGTTCAAAAAAATACATAACATGACACCTTCGGCATACAAAGCGCTCTATTCGTCGGGAATCTAA
- a CDS encoding family 43 glycosylhydrolase, whose protein sequence is MESRRDDGTLKKQGLNPYLPSWEYIPDGEPYVFHDRVYVYGSHDRFNGHAFCLNDYVCWSAPVDNLGDWRYEGVIYRKTDDPLNPDGSMCLYAPDVTVGPDGRYYLYYVLDKVPVVSVAVCDTPAGKYEFYGYVHYADGTRLGEKEGDQPQFDPGVMTEGETTYLYTGFCAIGDTSRTGAMATVLGPDMLTIVEEPVIVAPSEPYGKGSGFEGHEFFEAPSIRKRGDTYYLIYSSIAMHELCYATSSFPTQGFEYQGVIVSNNDLHIDSYKPADKPMYYGGNNHGSIVEISGQWYIFYHRQTNGTHYCRQGCMEPIAFRADGTIPQVEMTSCGPNGGPLVGRGEYPAYLACNLFCQDEEMYTGTFGAWMDGRFPKITQDGKDGDEEVGYIANMRDTATAGFKYFQCDGIKRVKIKVRGYCKGAFEVKASWDGPALGTIPVDFTNIWKEYAADIVIPDGIQALYFTYTGTGNASFASFELE, encoded by the coding sequence ATGGAGTCAAGAAGGGATGATGGTACATTGAAGAAGCAAGGATTGAATCCGTATCTGCCATCATGGGAATATATCCCTGATGGAGAGCCGTATGTGTTTCACGATAGAGTGTATGTCTATGGCTCTCATGATCGATTTAACGGGCACGCTTTTTGCTTGAACGATTATGTGTGCTGGTCGGCACCGGTGGACAATCTGGGAGACTGGCGGTACGAGGGCGTCATTTACAGGAAAACCGATGATCCGCTTAATCCGGACGGAAGCATGTGTCTTTACGCGCCGGATGTCACTGTGGGTCCAGACGGGCGATATTATTTGTACTATGTTCTCGACAAGGTGCCCGTCGTATCCGTAGCGGTTTGCGATACGCCGGCAGGCAAATATGAATTCTACGGCTATGTTCACTATGCCGATGGCACGCGTCTGGGAGAGAAAGAGGGCGACCAGCCTCAGTTCGACCCGGGTGTAATGACAGAAGGCGAGACCACTTACCTGTATACCGGATTTTGTGCGATAGGGGATACATCAAGAACTGGCGCTATGGCTACTGTGCTTGGACCGGATATGCTCACGATTGTGGAGGAGCCAGTCATTGTTGCGCCGAGCGAACCTTACGGCAAGGGCAGCGGATTCGAGGGTCATGAGTTTTTTGAGGCGCCTTCGATTCGCAAGAGAGGCGATACATACTATCTCATCTATTCGTCGATCGCTATGCATGAATTGTGTTACGCCACGAGCTCATTCCCGACCCAAGGCTTTGAGTACCAAGGGGTTATTGTAAGCAATAACGATCTTCATATTGATTCCTATAAACCGGCTGACAAGCCTATGTATTACGGTGGCAATAATCATGGCAGCATCGTGGAGATCAGCGGGCAATGGTACATTTTTTATCACAGACAAACGAACGGAACTCATTATTGTCGACAAGGCTGCATGGAGCCTATTGCATTTCGGGCGGATGGCACGATTCCTCAAGTCGAGATGACGTCATGCGGGCCCAATGGGGGGCCGCTTGTTGGACGCGGTGAATATCCCGCGTATCTGGCGTGCAATTTGTTCTGTCAGGATGAAGAAATGTATACAGGCACATTCGGCGCGTGGATGGACGGCCGATTCCCGAAGATCACGCAGGATGGCAAAGACGGGGATGAAGAAGTCGGGTATATCGCGAATATGAGGGATACGGCCACGGCCGGATTCAAGTATTTCCAGTGCGATGGGATCAAGAGAGTCAAGATCAAGGTGCGCGGCTATTGCAAAGGCGCGTTTGAAGTGAAGGCTTCCTGGGACGGTCCGGCTCTCGGTACGATACCGGTTGACTTTACGAATATATGGAAAGAGTACGCAGCGGATATCGTTATCCCGGACGGCATTCAAGCCTTGTACTTCACGTATACGGGAACTGGCAATGCAAGTTTTGCTTCCTTTGAATTGGAGTAA